Proteins found in one Candidatus Nitrosopelagicus brevis genomic segment:
- the pyrE gene encoding orotate phosphoribosyltransferase has translation MEFAKEFSAFLYEKKIIRFGDFTLASGKKSPYYIDLRLVPSFPIYYRKMIKGLQNLIAEDIGFENFHSLVSVPTGGLVVAASLATEILKPLIYVRKQAKEHGTGKAVEGVICHDMKLLMIEDVVTSGGSVINAIKSIKEEKMVVTDAYAVVDRMEGATEALQAEGVKLHSLLTIKDIAESLFEQKLISEDVLKQVQDRVN, from the coding sequence ATGGAATTTGCTAAAGAATTTTCAGCATTTCTTTATGAGAAAAAGATCATTAGATTTGGAGATTTCACACTTGCAAGCGGGAAAAAGAGTCCATATTACATTGATTTGAGACTAGTTCCAAGCTTTCCAATTTACTATAGAAAAATGATTAAAGGATTACAAAACTTGATTGCCGAAGACATTGGATTTGAAAACTTTCACTCACTTGTATCAGTTCCAACAGGAGGACTAGTAGTTGCAGCATCACTTGCAACTGAAATTCTAAAACCTCTCATCTATGTTAGAAAACAAGCAAAGGAACATGGAACAGGAAAAGCAGTTGAAGGTGTAATTTGTCACGACATGAAACTGTTAATGATTGAAGATGTTGTTACAAGCGGCGGTTCAGTAATCAACGCAATAAAATCAATCAAAGAAGAAAAGATGGTTGTGACTGATGCGTATGCAGTAGTTGACAGAATGGAAGGAGCAACTGAAGCATTACAAGCAGAAGGCGTAAAACTTCACAGTCTTTTAACAATCAAAGATATTGCTGAAAGTTTGTTTGAGCAAAAATTAATCTCAGAAGATGTACTAAAACAGGTTCAAGATAGAGTAAATTGA
- a CDS encoding TenA family transcriptional regulator, translating into MGSLIKRIDQIIEDKSLLKHPFYEMWSDGKLELDSLKGYSKEYYQLVKQVPQFMEPMVNDASSDMKDELVQNMKEESEHIPLWEKFAGSMGISESELQGYEGLEKTNRAVSNLGSLMDSFDNGACAMYAFEKEIPKVSQTKLEGLKEFYGIDTKDATEYFEEHMTADIRHAASWQKIINNTSIDDSVMLTTAEKSVAAQNLLLDSCYESYC; encoded by the coding sequence ATGGGTTCTTTAATCAAACGAATCGATCAAATCATTGAAGACAAAAGTTTACTCAAACATCCATTTTACGAGATGTGGTCTGATGGAAAACTGGAACTAGATTCACTCAAAGGTTATTCAAAAGAATATTATCAATTAGTGAAACAGGTCCCACAATTCATGGAACCAATGGTAAATGATGCATCTTCTGATATGAAAGACGAATTAGTTCAGAATATGAAAGAAGAATCAGAGCATATTCCTCTATGGGAGAAATTTGCAGGTTCTATGGGAATTTCTGAATCCGAACTACAAGGCTATGAAGGTCTTGAGAAAACCAATAGGGCAGTATCCAATTTAGGTTCACTAATGGACTCCTTTGATAATGGTGCATGTGCAATGTATGCATTTGAAAAAGAAATTCCTAAAGTAAGTCAAACTAAATTAGAAGGATTGAAAGAATTCTACGGTATCGATACAAAAGATGCAACAGAATACTTTGAAGAACACATGACTGCTGACATTAGACATGCAGCATCCTGGCAAAAAATTATCAATAATACTTCAATTGATGATTCAGTGATGTTAACAACGGCCGAAAAATCTGTTGCAGCACAAAATCTCTTGTTAGACAGTTGTTACGAGTCTTACTGCTAA
- a CDS encoding polyprenyl synthetase family protein: MDRKNIEINPLLEVYSKYIEKIDSALDKELELYSESEFCEPLKYALEGGKRIRPIITLLAAESVGQIDENVYAGACAIELLHTESVIHDDIIDNETQRRHKDPFHIKYGYNTSVLTGDFVLGLILNISSRLDKARVTKDLATAAMLMSEGEVLEGKLEESEDVTFEDYIKVMDYKTATAFEMAAKLGAVIGGGSEEEISGLAEYGKNIGIAYQIKDDLMDWKNEDKLFNLLVKKSSDPRVVFNKMEELLKSYAEKASESLRKIRDSDSKHNLEELVSFTDFKA; encoded by the coding sequence TTGGACCGAAAAAATATAGAAATTAATCCGCTTTTAGAAGTTTACAGCAAGTACATTGAGAAGATAGATTCTGCATTAGACAAAGAGTTGGAACTATACTCTGAATCAGAGTTTTGTGAACCTCTAAAATATGCATTAGAGGGAGGTAAACGAATTAGACCAATCATTACACTTCTGGCAGCCGAATCTGTTGGTCAGATTGATGAAAACGTCTATGCAGGTGCATGTGCAATTGAACTACTCCACACTGAATCAGTCATTCATGACGATATCATAGATAATGAAACTCAGAGAAGACACAAGGATCCATTTCATATCAAATATGGATACAACACAAGTGTTCTAACAGGAGACTTTGTTTTGGGATTAATTCTAAACATTTCATCCAGATTAGACAAAGCAAGAGTTACAAAAGATTTGGCAACAGCTGCAATGCTAATGAGTGAAGGAGAAGTTTTAGAAGGAAAACTAGAAGAAAGTGAAGACGTAACATTTGAAGATTACATCAAGGTAATGGATTACAAAACTGCAACTGCCTTTGAGATGGCAGCAAAATTAGGCGCAGTTATTGGCGGAGGAAGTGAAGAAGAGATTTCAGGATTAGCCGAATATGGAAAAAACATTGGAATTGCATATCAGATTAAAGATGATTTGATGGATTGGAAAAATGAGGACAAATTATTCAATTTACTAGTTAAGAAAAGTTCAGACCCTAGAGTAGTTTTCAACAAGATGGAAGAGTTGTTGAAATCTTATGCAGAAAAAGCATCAGAAAGTCTAAGAAAGATTAGAGATTCTGATTCAAAACACAACTTGGAAGAACTAGTAAGTTTCACAGATTTTAAGGCATAA
- a CDS encoding NADH-quinone oxidoreductase subunit N gives MIELTSTPIILMVILGVAGMIIPVINVLRRERGSSTFYGLIAFGALLISLGYVIYRFYTDSVADAAIFSSDVLVDDGFGSFFAIAMLIVSIMAVAGSFNYMRNKSNPAIYFSLILLSSIGMVLIAFSTDLVMLFVAWELMSIPTYILAGYNKKDPSSNEAAIKYFLFGALSSGIIIYGISLAYGITGSTNIGDVIYGFSNLSPDMLPIGLLAIGMFIAGFGFKMGLVPFHMWLPDTYEGAPTPITALLAAGTKKAGFAAALRVVIMGAAALNLDWTLALGVIAIMTMTIGNIAAIMQKNLTRMLAYSSIGHAGYILIGISLAPFTGLGLQASLFHILNHAVMKGAAFIAIAGIVTTLGIVHLDKIKGLGRKMPITAFGLVISLLALAGVPPLNGFWSKLMLFGSAIDATSVVWWAPWLAIAGVLNSALSLAYYGWIIRKMYFEGETEKRVKEPASIIGVMIFSVIFMVTIGVYPEPIIQFAEMVTPSMTAVMP, from the coding sequence ATGATCGAACTAACTTCTACTCCAATTATTCTAATGGTTATACTAGGCGTTGCTGGCATGATTATTCCTGTCATTAACGTTCTAAGAAGAGAACGTGGAAGTTCTACATTCTATGGATTAATTGCATTTGGTGCATTACTCATATCTCTTGGTTATGTAATTTACCGATTCTATACAGACTCTGTTGCAGATGCAGCTATCTTCTCCAGCGATGTTTTAGTTGATGATGGATTTGGCTCATTCTTTGCAATTGCAATGCTCATTGTATCAATAATGGCAGTTGCCGGTTCTTTCAATTACATGAGAAATAAATCTAATCCGGCAATTTACTTCTCATTAATTTTACTTTCAAGTATTGGTATGGTCTTGATTGCATTTTCAACAGACCTGGTTATGTTATTTGTAGCATGGGAGTTGATGAGTATTCCAACATACATCCTTGCAGGATATAACAAGAAAGATCCATCATCAAACGAAGCAGCCATCAAGTACTTTTTGTTCGGAGCACTATCTTCTGGAATTATCATATACGGTATCTCACTTGCATACGGAATTACCGGTTCTACAAACATCGGTGATGTCATTTACGGATTTTCAAATCTATCTCCAGACATGCTTCCGATTGGCTTACTTGCAATTGGTATGTTCATTGCTGGATTTGGGTTCAAAATGGGACTTGTTCCATTCCACATGTGGTTACCAGATACATACGAAGGTGCACCAACACCAATCACCGCATTACTTGCTGCAGGAACTAAAAAAGCAGGATTTGCTGCTGCATTAAGAGTTGTAATTATGGGTGCTGCGGCACTAAATCTTGACTGGACATTAGCGCTAGGAGTAATTGCCATAATGACTATGACAATTGGTAACATTGCAGCAATCATGCAAAAGAATCTCACAAGAATGCTTGCATACTCCAGTATTGGTCATGCAGGTTACATCTTAATTGGTATATCACTTGCGCCGTTCACCGGATTAGGATTACAGGCATCATTATTCCACATTCTAAATCATGCTGTAATGAAAGGTGCAGCATTTATTGCAATAGCAGGAATTGTTACAACACTTGGAATTGTACATTTAGATAAAATCAAGGGACTTGGTAGAAAAATGCCAATCACCGCGTTTGGTCTTGTCATATCATTACTTGCATTAGCTGGTGTTCCACCACTTAACGGATTCTGGAGTAAGCTTATGTTGTTTGGTTCTGCTATTGATGCAACAAGTGTTGTATGGTGGGCTCCATGGCTTGCAATAGCTGGAGTATTGAACAGTGCATTATCTCTAGCATACTATGGTTGGATTATACGAAAGATGTACTTTGAAGGTGAAACAGAAAAACGTGTCAAAGAACCTGCATCAATTATAGGTGTAATGATATTCTCTGTAATCTTTATGGTAACAATTGGTGTTTATCCAGAACCAATCATACAATTTGCAGAAATGGTTACGCCTTCAATGACTGCAGTTATGCCTTAA